In Torulaspora delbrueckii CBS 1146 chromosome 1, complete genome, one genomic interval encodes:
- the RRN3 gene encoding rDNA-binding RNA polymerase I transcriptional factor (similar to Saccharomyces cerevisiae RRN3 (YKL125W); ancestral locus Anc_2.447), which produces MMAFENTSKRPAQDMGLTSIEPKKRKVKFSDQVMMHSAESHGITNHDDSDVSIEMYKKFVRSALDELESKSCTQLSLIANQVALPKKSENQISITNLGVLLDVLSDNINRIDTSRASPLIQAIINFEKWWELPSQTLGKYIFFIRVLCSSIPKWWQDVSMVLISGFHLPLEKTVSHHDMLRYLLKMIPSSMGFIDIYMPKLFPNNNDSCKKLVNYISNLLKFTGYCKELQFQAWSLIIERVISLDVELQNELDELDDDIDDDDLNDDEDDEDEDEEQDDDQDKEIDGNETKYDSDASDDDEVMEGQEEYNVQSSQNIKELSTKLDAILTLITDCLGDKVTPESLESGEGVSIFNTITTLFKTHVLPTYFTKSIQYIMFHISQQQIELMDSFLVTLIDISFSPTETAETRIKSLQYLGSYIARAKKLSRTQIIFVASYLTSWLNRYVLEREEEVDQPGGMDRFKHFYAAFQSLCYIFCFRYQLFRDGDGNWECELEKFFQRMVISKFNPLKYCNENVMLMFARISQHEDVAYCFSIIENNNNQRLRGIIGRGDTDRKGAYSSAAMTWSLATRQQFIDLQSYFPYDPLILERYKIMMKEYYIEWNEVSGEYESDEFEE; this is translated from the exons ATGATGGCTTTTGAAAATACTAGTAAGAGACCTGCACAGGACATGGGACTCACTTCAATCGAACCAAAGAAACGTaaagtgaaattttccGATCAAGTAATGATGCATTCTGCGGAATCTCATGGTATAACCAATCATGACGATTCCGATGTTTCCATTGAGATGTACAAGAAGTTTGTAAGATCTGCATTGGACGAGCTAGAAAGT AAATCCTGCACACAGCTGAGCCTAATTGCTAACCAGGTTGCACTACCGAAGAAGAGTGAAAACCAAATTAGCATTACCAATCTTGGCGTATTGCTGGATGTGCTGTCCGATAATATCAATAGGATTGACACATCACGCGCATCGCCACTGATACAAGCTATCAtaaactttgagaagtgGTGGGAACTGCCATCACAGACTCTAGGTAAATATATATTCTTCATTAGAGTGCTCTGCTCGAGTATACCTAAATGGTGGCAGGACGTATCAATGGTACTAATATCGGGGTTCCACTTGCCACTTGAAAAGACAGTAAGTCATCATGACATGCTGAGATACCTCTTAAAGATGATTCCCTCTTCGATGGGGTTCATTGACATATATATGCCCAAGCTGTTCCCAAACAACAATGATTCCTGTAAAAAGCTGGTCAATTACATTTCCAATTTGCTCAAATTCACTGGTTATTGCAAAGAATTACAATTTCAGGCATGGTCATTAATTATCGAGAGAGTTATTTCCCTAGACGTggaattgcaaaatgaaCTGGACgaattggatgatgatattgacgatgatgatttaaatgatgatgaagacgatgaggatgaggatgaagaacaggatgatgaccaggataaagaaattgatggaaaTGAAACGAAATATGACTCTGACGCCTCCGACGACGACGAAGTAATGGaaggtcaagaagaatacaaCGTCCAATCTTCACAAAATATTAAAGAACTATCCACTAAGTTGGATGCTATACTCACACTCATAACAGATTGTCTTGGTGATAAAGTTACGCCTGAAAGTCTGGAATCTGGGGAAGGTGTTTCGATATTCAACACGATAACAACGCTGTTCAAAACGCATGTTCTTCCCACTTATTTCACAAAGTCAATTCAATACATAATGTTCCATATCTCGCAGCAGCAGATCGAACTTATGGATTCATTTTTGGTCACACTGATCGATATCTCATTTTCACCTACAGAAACAGCGGAGACTAGAatcaaatctcttcaatattTGGGTTCATACATCGCAAGGGCAAAAAAGCTTTCTAGAACGCAGATCATTTTTGTCGCCAGTTACTTGACCTCTTGGTTGAACCGGTATGTGCtagaaagagaagaagaagtcgaTCAACCAGGTGGAATGGATCGATTCAAGCATTTTTACGCTGCATTCCAGTCGCTCTGCTACATCTTCTGCTTTAGATACCAATTGTTCAGAGACGGAGATGGAAACTGGGAATGCGAATTAgaaaaattcttccaaagaatGGTAATATCCAAATTCAACCCACTGAAATACTGTAACGAAAATGTCATGCTCATGTTCGCACGCATATCTCAACATGAAGACGTCGCTTACTGCTTCAGCATAATTGAGAACAACAATAACCAACGGCTCAGGGGAATAATCGGTAGAGGTGATACAGATCGAAAAGGCGCCTATTCATCTGCTGCCATGACTTGGTCTCTCGCTACAAGGcaacaattcatcgatttACAAAGTTATTTCCCATACGACCCTCTAATCTTGGAACGCTACAAGATCATGATGAAAGAGTACTACATCGAGTGGAATGAAGTGAGTGGGGAGTACGAGAGTGATGAGTTCGAAGAGTAA